One window from the genome of Streptomyces sp. NBC_00708 encodes:
- a CDS encoding sel1 repeat family protein has product MTTQDIQARGEALVAAALAKDAEAAHRHTDFFVFGRHIDEGIPYWERAVGAGDIWSHYTLARYRKIRGDRDAADALYRAVADVHAGSAYGLGILLQEDGNTAEAAEWFRQGWENGRHLDCKIELGKLMAAEGQPAEASAFLMSDIELGDIAVFRWSKLFDSFVEVFDRVAADLDTAEADEDGEAAVSAVRGLFDLDQHFADYPGLTTRADELYGRGSALSAEAGMYHAMFLTETGGDEVWPRARDLLLRAHEAGVEQAAALLGNKSEQRGELEEAERAHLLAVEAGEEAPKWNLGMLCLRLGRYDEAARWFGEFGEDDKDAAQQLARVAALREGGPRAADEPDYRRLPGLRERAEAGDARAGYEYADMLNDWGGKNARHLVPWMEPAARAGDAYAVYDLAQLSKELRRFADRDKWHRLSAEAGDHHSCHHMGWLSDFHHDYQESERWYARAAGLGSRLDAMLAGKLMVQREAYEEAEPFLRTAWEEGDDNDAFRTETAGYYGTALRHLGRLDEAVELLTIATESWDEDVLPRYDPGDLDLQVRMITPEDELAEAEESLAAEV; this is encoded by the coding sequence ATGACCACCCAGGACATACAGGCCCGGGGCGAGGCGCTCGTCGCCGCCGCTCTGGCCAAGGATGCCGAAGCCGCCCACCGCCACACGGACTTCTTCGTGTTCGGCAGACACATCGACGAGGGCATCCCCTACTGGGAGCGGGCCGTCGGGGCCGGGGACATCTGGTCGCACTACACGCTGGCCCGGTACCGGAAGATCCGGGGCGACCGGGACGCGGCGGACGCGCTGTACCGGGCCGTGGCGGACGTCCACGCCGGGTCCGCGTACGGGCTCGGGATTCTGTTGCAGGAGGACGGGAACACCGCCGAGGCCGCCGAGTGGTTCCGGCAGGGGTGGGAGAACGGGCGGCACCTCGACTGCAAGATCGAGCTGGGGAAGCTCATGGCCGCCGAGGGGCAGCCCGCCGAGGCCTCTGCGTTCCTGATGAGCGATATCGAGCTGGGGGACATCGCGGTCTTCCGCTGGTCCAAGCTCTTCGACTCGTTCGTGGAGGTCTTCGACCGGGTCGCCGCCGACCTGGACACCGCCGAGGCCGACGAGGACGGCGAGGCCGCCGTGAGCGCGGTGCGCGGGCTCTTCGACCTCGACCAGCACTTCGCGGACTACCCGGGGCTCACCACCCGCGCCGACGAGCTGTACGGCCGGGGTTCCGCGCTCAGCGCCGAGGCGGGCATGTACCACGCGATGTTCCTCACCGAGACCGGCGGCGACGAGGTCTGGCCCCGGGCCCGTGACCTGCTGCTGCGGGCGCACGAGGCGGGGGTCGAGCAGGCCGCGGCCCTCCTCGGCAACAAGAGCGAGCAGCGCGGCGAGCTGGAAGAGGCCGAGCGCGCCCACCTGCTCGCCGTCGAGGCGGGCGAGGAGGCGCCCAAGTGGAACCTCGGCATGCTGTGCCTGCGCCTGGGCCGCTACGACGAGGCCGCGCGCTGGTTCGGTGAGTTCGGCGAGGACGACAAGGACGCCGCCCAGCAGCTCGCCCGGGTCGCCGCACTCCGCGAGGGCGGCCCCCGCGCCGCCGACGAGCCCGACTACCGGCGGCTGCCCGGACTGCGCGAGCGGGCCGAGGCGGGGGACGCTCGGGCCGGGTACGAGTACGCCGACATGCTCAACGACTGGGGCGGCAAGAACGCCCGCCACCTGGTCCCCTGGATGGAGCCCGCCGCCCGCGCCGGTGACGCGTACGCCGTCTACGACCTGGCGCAGCTCTCCAAGGAGCTGCGCCGCTTCGCCGACCGCGACAAGTGGCACCGCCTGTCCGCCGAGGCCGGGGACCACCACTCCTGCCACCACATGGGCTGGCTCTCCGACTTCCACCACGACTACCAGGAGTCCGAGCGCTGGTACGCCCGCGCGGCCGGTCTCGGCTCCCGCCTGGACGCCATGCTCGCGGGCAAGCTGATGGTCCAGCGCGAGGCGTACGAGGAGGCCGAACCGTTCCTCCGTACCGCCTGGGAGGAAGGCGACGACAACGACGCCTTCCGCACGGAGACCGCCGGCTACTACGGCACAGCCCTGCGTCATCTGGGCCGCCTCGACGAGGCCGTGGAGCTCCTGACGATCGCCACCGAGAGCTGGGACGAGGACGTGCTTCCCCGCTACGACCCGGGCGACCTGGACCTCCAGGTCCGGATGATCACCCCGGAGGACGAACTGGCCGAGGCGGAGGAGTCGTTGGCCGCGGAGGTGTGA
- a CDS encoding MerR family transcriptional regulator encodes MDGSAHYSIGELARLTGLSVKTIRYYSDRGIVTPAGRTSAGYRRYGADSVARLGLVRTLRELGLGLGTVRAVVDREVPLPEVAAAHAEALEVQIRVLRLRQALLAAVAERRLTPEETDLMHQLARLTDDERRRLVDDFLHAVFGGLALDGVARTMTPELPGEPDAAQTRAWAEWAALAQDPGFRASLRRTLRELAAEQPQGGLPRRNFTAAVRDLVAPALAAGLDPASREADPIVAAIAAVAAVAAEHTGTEELLPRLRRLNDPRRERYVQLLAVINGWPAPESPAPALDWAAEAVRVRAA; translated from the coding sequence ATGGACGGCAGCGCGCACTACTCGATCGGGGAGCTGGCCCGGCTGACCGGGCTCAGTGTGAAGACGATCCGGTACTACTCCGATCGCGGGATCGTGACGCCGGCCGGCCGTACCTCCGCCGGTTACCGCCGTTACGGCGCCGACTCCGTCGCACGCCTCGGCCTCGTACGGACCCTGCGGGAGCTGGGGCTCGGTCTCGGGACCGTTCGCGCGGTCGTCGACCGGGAGGTCCCGCTGCCCGAGGTCGCCGCCGCGCACGCGGAGGCACTGGAGGTGCAGATCCGCGTACTGCGTTTGCGCCAGGCGCTGTTGGCCGCGGTGGCCGAGCGCCGGCTCACCCCCGAGGAGACCGATCTCATGCATCAGCTCGCCCGGCTCACCGACGACGAACGCCGCCGCCTCGTCGACGACTTCCTCCACGCGGTCTTCGGCGGCCTCGCGCTCGACGGTGTCGCCCGGACGATGACACCGGAGCTGCCCGGCGAGCCCGACGCCGCGCAGACCCGCGCCTGGGCGGAGTGGGCCGCGCTGGCCCAGGACCCCGGATTCCGGGCCTCGCTGCGGCGGACGCTCCGGGAGCTCGCGGCCGAGCAACCCCAAGGCGGCCTCCCCCGGCGCAACTTCACCGCCGCCGTCCGCGACCTCGTCGCCCCCGCCCTGGCCGCCGGCCTCGACCCCGCCTCGCGCGAGGCCGACCCGATCGTCGCGGCCATCGCGGCCGTCGCGGCCGTCGCGGCGGAGCACACCGGCACCGAAGAGCTCCTCCCCCGGCTCCGGCGCCTCAACGACCCGCGCCGGGAACGGTACGTACAGCTGCTGGCCGTGATCAACGGCTGGCCCGCACCCGAAAGCCCGGCACCCGCGCTCGACTGGGCCGCGGAGGCCGTACGCGTACGAGCGGCGTAG
- a CDS encoding carboxymuconolactone decarboxylase family protein has protein sequence MNARLNYFAHPAAGRALKHFMAFGREMKALPLPAATQELVALRVSQINGCAACLDMHTKEAAAAGESAVRLHLVAAWREATVFTDAERAALALAEQGTRTADAATGVDDDVWADAAKFYDEEQLTALVMLVSFMNAVNRLNIITRQPAGDYKPGQFH, from the coding sequence ATGAACGCTCGCCTCAACTACTTCGCCCACCCGGCCGCCGGCAGGGCGCTGAAGCACTTCATGGCGTTCGGCCGGGAGATGAAGGCGCTGCCGCTACCCGCCGCGACACAGGAACTCGTCGCGTTGCGGGTCAGCCAGATCAACGGCTGCGCGGCCTGCCTCGACATGCACACCAAGGAGGCCGCCGCGGCCGGTGAGAGCGCGGTACGGCTGCATCTGGTCGCGGCCTGGCGGGAGGCCACCGTCTTCACCGACGCCGAGCGCGCCGCCCTCGCGCTCGCCGAGCAGGGCACCCGTACCGCCGACGCGGCGACCGGGGTCGACGACGACGTGTGGGCGGACGCCGCCAAGTTCTACGACGAGGAGCAGCTGACCGCGCTCGTCATGCTGGTCTCGTTCATGAACGCGGTGAACCGGCTGAACATCATCACGCGGCAGCCGGCGGGCGACTACAAGCCCGGCCAGTTCCACTGA
- a CDS encoding RNA polymerase sigma-70 factor, whose amino-acid sequence MGKAEEFEELRALLFSIAYRVLGSVTEAEDAVQETWLRYDASATRPDSVKAFLSTTVTRIAIDVLRSARVRREEYVGPWLPEPLLDDPYADPARAAELADSVSMASLLLLERLSPLERSVFVLREVFAFGFDDIAAAVGRSEAACRQLLVRARRHMHEGRPRFEADRAEQRELAGRFFDALSRGDVDGLRSLLSADVQLVGDGGGRAPQLARTVVGADNAARLLATVYPLMAEAGITCEPREVNGRPGALFRVRDGGVLHILSLDVRDGQIQTVRSVINPDKLGHLGPVADAWAVDREVRALRKRDR is encoded by the coding sequence ATGGGCAAGGCCGAGGAGTTCGAGGAGCTGCGGGCGCTGCTGTTCTCGATCGCGTACCGCGTCCTGGGCAGCGTCACCGAGGCGGAGGACGCCGTCCAGGAGACCTGGCTGCGTTACGACGCCTCGGCCACCCGGCCGGATTCGGTGAAGGCGTTCCTGTCCACCACGGTGACCCGGATCGCGATCGACGTCCTGCGGTCGGCCCGGGTGCGGCGGGAGGAGTACGTCGGCCCGTGGCTGCCGGAGCCGCTGCTCGACGACCCGTACGCGGATCCGGCGCGGGCCGCCGAGCTGGCGGACTCGGTGTCGATGGCCTCGCTGCTCCTCCTGGAACGGCTCAGCCCGCTGGAGCGCTCGGTGTTCGTGCTGCGGGAGGTCTTCGCCTTCGGCTTCGACGACATCGCGGCGGCGGTGGGCCGCTCCGAGGCGGCGTGCCGGCAGCTGCTCGTACGGGCGCGCCGCCATATGCACGAGGGGCGGCCCCGGTTCGAGGCGGATCGCGCCGAACAGCGGGAGCTGGCGGGCCGGTTCTTCGACGCGCTGTCCCGGGGCGACGTGGACGGGCTGCGGAGCCTGCTGTCCGCCGACGTCCAGCTCGTCGGGGACGGCGGCGGCCGGGCACCGCAACTGGCCAGGACGGTCGTCGGCGCGGACAACGCGGCCCGGCTGCTCGCCACGGTCTACCCCCTCATGGCCGAGGCGGGCATCACCTGCGAACCGCGCGAGGTCAACGGCCGCCCGGGGGCGCTGTTCCGCGTGCGCGACGGGGGCGTGCTCCACATTCTGTCCCTGGACGTCCGGGACGGGCAGATCCAGACGGTCCGCTCGGTCATCAACCCGGACAAGCTCGGCCACCTGGGCCCGGTCGCGGACGCGTGGGCGGTGGACCGGGAGGTGAGGGCGCTGCGCAAGCGGGACCGCTGA
- a CDS encoding DinB family protein translates to MIDEDAAKERLHNNLRTAREAVLWKLDGLGEYDIRRPLTHTGTNLLGLVKHLSFWEARYFGEVFGRPFPEPLPRWQDNEPGGPEMWAAEDETREEITGRYRRVWAHSDATIAALALDAPGRVDWWGRPEVRLFDIMIHMHGETARHAGHADILREQLDHTTGRVAALSEPQQDAAFWDAHRAKVERAAKAAEGA, encoded by the coding sequence ATGATCGACGAAGACGCCGCGAAAGAACGCCTCCACAACAACCTGCGGACCGCCCGTGAGGCCGTGCTGTGGAAGCTCGACGGGCTCGGCGAGTACGACATCCGGAGGCCCCTGACCCATACCGGCACCAATCTGCTGGGCCTCGTCAAGCACCTGTCGTTCTGGGAGGCCCGGTACTTCGGGGAGGTCTTCGGGCGGCCGTTCCCCGAGCCGCTTCCCCGGTGGCAGGACAACGAACCCGGCGGGCCCGAGATGTGGGCGGCCGAGGACGAGACACGGGAGGAGATCACCGGCCGCTACCGCCGGGTGTGGGCGCACTCGGACGCGACGATCGCCGCGCTCGCCCTGGACGCGCCCGGCCGGGTCGACTGGTGGGGGCGGCCCGAGGTGCGGCTGTTCGACATCATGATCCACATGCACGGCGAGACCGCCCGGCACGCGGGCCACGCCGACATCCTCCGCGAACAGCTCGACCACACGACGGGCCGGGTGGCCGCGCTCTCCGAACCGCAGCAGGACGCGGCGTTCTGGGACGCCCACCGCGCGAAGGTCGAACGCGCGGCGAAGGCCGCCGAAGGCGCGTAA
- a CDS encoding polysaccharide deacetylase family protein, with amino-acid sequence MAKHRERTWHSRLIAAALGVTALAAATSVWTAQAGTTDGRGAAAVSAKSAPQHDRSVPEAVAQDIAHASDKGPKGVNITIDDGPDPTWTPQVLRLLKENGVKATFCMVGTQAQAYPDLVKAVVAAGHRLCNHTVSHDVTMDKKSEAYQAKEILDAERMITKASGGVHPQYYRAPGGAFTPYSRKLAASHGMRPLGWNVDTKDFEHPGVDAIVATVKGEIANGPTVLFHDAGGDRSQTLAALGQVLPWLREQGYAYGFPVR; translated from the coding sequence ATGGCGAAGCACAGGGAACGGACGTGGCACAGCCGGCTCATCGCGGCGGCTCTCGGGGTCACCGCGCTGGCCGCGGCCACCTCGGTGTGGACCGCGCAGGCCGGCACCACCGACGGGCGGGGGGCGGCTGCCGTCTCGGCGAAGTCCGCCCCGCAGCACGACCGGTCCGTGCCCGAAGCGGTCGCGCAGGACATCGCCCACGCGTCGGACAAGGGCCCCAAGGGCGTCAACATCACCATCGACGACGGCCCGGACCCCACCTGGACGCCCCAGGTGCTGCGGCTCCTGAAGGAGAACGGGGTCAAGGCCACGTTCTGCATGGTCGGCACGCAGGCCCAGGCCTACCCCGACCTGGTCAAGGCCGTCGTGGCCGCCGGTCACCGCCTCTGCAATCACACCGTCTCGCACGACGTGACCATGGACAAGAAGTCCGAGGCGTACCAGGCCAAGGAGATCCTCGACGCCGAGCGGATGATCACCAAGGCGTCGGGCGGCGTCCACCCGCAGTACTACCGCGCCCCGGGCGGCGCGTTCACCCCGTACAGCCGCAAGCTCGCCGCCTCGCACGGGATGCGGCCGCTGGGCTGGAACGTCGACACCAAGGACTTCGAGCACCCCGGCGTGGACGCCATCGTCGCCACCGTCAAGGGCGAGATCGCCAACGGTCCGACGGTCCTCTTCCACGACGCGGGCGGCGACCGCTCCCAGACCCTGGCCGCGCTGGGCCAGGTCCTGCCCTGGCTGCGGGAGCAGGGGTACGCGTACGGCTTCCCGGTGCGGTGA
- a CDS encoding dihydrofolate reductase family protein, which translates to MRKIIVSTFLTLDGVMQAPGGPDEDTESGFAHGGWQKPTSDDEVGEAIGGWYEDTDAMLLGRKTYDIFASYWPTADPDNPFTERMNSMHKYVASRTLTSVDWQNSTLLEGDTADAVRRLKQTEGRNINVVGSGDLAQTLMRNDLVDEYRLTIHPVILGTGKRLFADGAIPTALEPVSVTATKGGTVLAVYRTTGRPTYDSFQ; encoded by the coding sequence ATGCGCAAGATCATCGTTTCCACGTTCCTGACCCTCGACGGCGTCATGCAGGCCCCCGGCGGCCCCGACGAGGACACCGAGAGCGGCTTCGCACACGGCGGCTGGCAGAAGCCCACGTCCGACGACGAGGTGGGTGAGGCGATCGGCGGCTGGTACGAGGACACCGACGCCATGCTCCTCGGCCGCAAGACGTACGACATCTTCGCCTCGTACTGGCCGACCGCCGACCCGGACAACCCGTTCACGGAGCGCATGAACTCCATGCACAAGTACGTGGCCTCGCGCACCCTGACCTCCGTGGACTGGCAGAACTCCACCCTCCTGGAGGGCGACACCGCCGACGCCGTACGCCGCCTCAAGCAGACCGAGGGCCGCAACATCAACGTCGTCGGCAGCGGCGACCTCGCCCAGACCCTGATGCGAAACGACCTGGTCGACGAATACCGCCTCACCATCCACCCGGTCATCCTCGGCACCGGCAAACGCCTCTTCGCCGACGGCGCGATCCCCACCGCCCTGGAGCCGGTCAGCGTCACGGCGACCAAGGGCGGCACGGTCCTGGCGGTCTACCGCACGACGGGCAGGCCCACGTACGACAGTTTCCAGTAA
- a CDS encoding nucleoside deaminase — MTTTADHTLLRRAIALAAEARETGNPPYGSLLAAPDGTILAEDRNTTLTDHDITAHPELKLARWAAARLDAATAAATTMYTSCEPCTMCAAVIQQAGLGRVVFALSGEQLLTIRPGSNRPPVPQEGPALLEEVRAVVEPYYSGAGRP; from the coding sequence ATGACCACGACCGCCGACCACACCCTCCTCCGGCGCGCCATCGCCCTCGCCGCCGAGGCCCGCGAGACCGGCAACCCGCCGTACGGCTCGCTCCTCGCGGCCCCGGACGGCACGATCCTCGCGGAGGACCGCAACACGACCCTCACCGACCACGACATCACCGCCCACCCCGAACTGAAGCTCGCCCGCTGGGCGGCGGCGCGGCTGGACGCGGCGACGGCCGCCGCGACGACGATGTACACCAGCTGCGAACCCTGCACCATGTGCGCGGCGGTCATCCAGCAGGCGGGGCTGGGCCGCGTGGTCTTCGCCCTCTCCGGCGAGCAGCTGCTGACCATCCGGCCGGGCAGCAACCGCCCGCCCGTACCGCAGGAGGGCCCGGCCCTGCTGGAGGAGGTACGCGCGGTGGTCGAGCCGTACTACTCCGGCGCCGGGCGGCCTTGA
- a CDS encoding LLM class flavin-dependent oxidoreductase — translation MKIGVNVPNFGPGTDPGVLRDWAQTVEGLGFDLLMLSDHVAITPDVAERYPAPFYEPFTTLSWLAGLTTRVRLGTTVLIAPYRHALLTARMAANLDALSGGRLVLGVGVGWARQEFAALGIPFDRRGRLTDGVLRDLRAAWTDTASYGDRRIPVWIGGNSDAGVRRAVRFGDAWHPLRCTMPWLREGADRLRASASEQGLAVPAFAPRIALRLTPSPVDGPERLAGEGTIDQIMEDLDRLRLLGADTVVLDPYHGDPRGTSRPQPARQALATVAAHLTAPRTPTEQP, via the coding sequence GTGAAGATCGGCGTGAACGTCCCCAATTTCGGCCCCGGCACCGACCCCGGCGTCCTGCGCGACTGGGCGCAGACCGTGGAGGGTCTGGGCTTCGACCTGCTGATGCTCTCCGACCACGTGGCCATCACACCCGACGTCGCCGAGCGCTACCCGGCCCCCTTCTACGAGCCCTTCACCACCCTGTCCTGGCTCGCCGGGCTCACCACCCGCGTCCGCCTCGGCACGACGGTGCTCATCGCCCCGTACCGGCACGCCCTGCTGACCGCGCGGATGGCGGCCAACCTGGACGCCCTCAGCGGCGGACGGCTCGTCCTCGGCGTCGGAGTGGGCTGGGCCCGGCAGGAATTCGCCGCCCTCGGCATCCCCTTCGACCGGCGCGGACGCCTCACCGACGGCGTCCTGCGCGACCTCCGGGCGGCCTGGACGGACACCGCCTCCTACGGCGACCGGCGCATTCCCGTCTGGATCGGCGGCAACAGCGATGCGGGGGTGCGGCGGGCCGTACGGTTCGGGGACGCCTGGCACCCCCTGCGCTGCACGATGCCGTGGCTCCGGGAGGGCGCGGACCGGCTGCGGGCCTCCGCGTCCGAACAGGGCCTCGCCGTACCCGCGTTCGCGCCCCGGATCGCCCTCCGGCTCACCCCGTCCCCCGTCGACGGGCCCGAACGCCTCGCGGGCGAGGGCACGATCGACCAGATCATGGAGGACCTGGACCGGTTGCGGCTGCTGGGTGCCGACACCGTCGTCCTCGACCCGTACCACGGCGACCCTCGCGGGACCTCCCGCCCGCAGCCCGCCCGCCAGGCACTCGCCACGGTGGCCGCCCACCTCACCGCACCCCGCACCCCGACGGAGCAGCCATGA